DNA from Kitasatospora herbaricolor:
CCCTATTTCCTGCCTGTTTTCCCGGCCGGTCGGACGGGGCCGCGACCGGCCGGCGCCCGCGGGGGAGTACCGCACTGGTCACCGCCCCGCCCCCGGGCCCCCGCCCGGGCCGGGCGGGGCACCGGCAACGACCTCGCAATCGCCCCGGCGGCCTCGCGAAAGCGGCCCGTCCGGTTCTGCCCGGCCCGCTCCCGGGCAATCAGGGAATCCGCCGGATCGGCCGGTTCCGGCGGGTTCGGCTGAAATCGGCGAAGCCCGATCGCTACATTCACTCGGGTGACAATCCCACGGGGCAGTGCCCAATCCCCCAAGTACCAGAGGCTCGCGGCGGACCTGCGCCGCCGGATCGCCGCCGGCGAGTTCACCGCCGACGACCCGCTCCCGGTCGAGGGCGAGCTGGAGAAGCAGTACGGGGTGGCCCGCAACACCGTCCGGCTGGCGGTGGACGTGCTGGTCAACGAGGGCCGGCTGGTCCGGCTCCAGGGCAAGGGCACCTACCTGCGGGAGCACCCCGTACTGGACCACCGCGCCTACGGGCCCAGCCTGCTGCCCGGGCAGCGGGACTGCCTGGCCGCGCCCACCGACATCTACACGAAAGAGGCCGCCGAGGCAGGCCGGGAGTTGACGTCCGACTTCGAGATGCTGATCGTCCGGGCCCGGGTGGACATCGCGGAGCGGCTCGGCCTGCGGCCCGGTGAGGCGATCGTGGTGCGCCGCCAGCTGCGGATGCTGGACCGCGAGCCCTACTCCATCGAGGAGAGCCACTACCGCGCCGGGCTGGCCGCCGGCACCCCGCTGATGGAACCCGACCAGGTCGAGGGCGGGGACGAGGCGGTGCTCGCCGCGCTCGGCCGCACCGAGATCGGCGCGGTGGACCACATGGTCGCGCGGATGCCCGGGCCCGAGGAGGCGCAGTGGTTCCAGGGCGGGCCGGGGGTGCCGCTGGTGGTGCAGACCCGGGTCACCTACGACCGGCGCGGACCGGTCCGGGTGATCGAGACCCGCTACTCGGCGGACCGCTGCCGGTTGGTCTACGGCATCGGCGACCTCGGGGCGCGGACCACCCTGCCCGCACCGGCCACGCCGGTGGACACCGCCCGGACGGAGCTGCGGGCGGCCGACGGCGTGCGGGCGGACGTGTCCTGACCCGGCCCGCCGCAGGTCGGCGCCCGCCGTCGGCGGGGCCGGTGCGGGAAGTGCCGGGGCGGGAAGTGCCGGGGCGGGAAGTGCCGGGGCCCGCGGTCCAGGACCGCGGGCCCCGGCACTTCCGGGGTGCGGATCAGCCCGCCAGCGCGGCCTGGACCTGACGCAGGCTCGGGTTGGTCATCACGATCTGCTCGCCACCGCCGGCCGGGGTCACCAGCACCGTCGGCACCACCTGGTTGCCGTTGTTCACCGACTCGACGAAGGTCGCCGACGCCGGGTCCTCCTCGATGTTGATCTCGGTGTAGCCGATCCCCTCGCGCTGCAGCTGGCCCTTGAGCCGGGTGCAGTACCCGCACCAGGTCGTGCTGTACATCGTGACGCTGCCGGACATCGGTGGGGTCTCCTTCGGGAGGGGGCGTGCGGTCTTCGGGATGAACGCACGGAACGACTCGGTCATTCCGTGTGCGCCGGGCGTGACCGCGAGTACGCGCGCCGGGTGGCGAAGGGATCATCCTCCGGTCGTACCGGGTCTGTGGACAACTTTCCGCCGCTGTCACCCCGTCCTGCCAGGATGTCCGCACCGGCCGCACCCGCGACCCGGTCGTTCGCCCCCGCCGGGCTGAGAGGATGGACTGCATGCAGGAAGACCTCTTGAGCGGCAGCCCGTACGACGACGACCGCCCGGCCCCCGTCGGCGCCGACGCGGTGCTGGCCGGGCTCGACCCGGAGCAGCGGGCCGTCGCCACCGCCCTGCACGGCCCGGTCTGCGTGCTGGCCGGCGCCGGTACGGGCAAGACGCGGGCCATCACCCACCGGATCGCCTACGGCGTGCGCAGCGGCGTCTACCAGCCGCAGCAGGTGCTCGCGGTCACCTTCACCGCCCGGGCCGCCGGCGAGATGCGCGGCCGGCTGCGCGAGCTCGGCGCCGAGGGCGTCCAGGCCCGGACCTTCCACTCCGCCGCGCTGCGCCAGCTCCAGTACTTCTGGCCGCGCGCGGTCGGCGGCGAGGTGCCCCGGCTGCTGGAGCGCAAGGTCCAGCTGGTCGCCGAGGCGGCCGGGCGCTGCGGCCTGCGGGTCCAGCGCACCGAGCTGCGCGACCTCACCGGCGAGATCGAGTGGGCCAAGGTCACCCAGATCGTCCCCGACGACTACGCGGCCGCCGTCCTCAAGGCCGGCCGCGAGGCCCCGCGCGACCCGGCCGAGATCGCCCGGGTCTACGCCACCTACGAGCAGACCAAGCGCGACCGCGCGGTGATCGACTTCGAGGACGTCCTGCTGCTGACCGCCGCGATCCTGGAGGACCGCCCGGAGATCGCCGACCGGGTGCGCGCCCAGTACCGGCACTTCACGGTCGACGAGTACCAGGACGTCTCCCCGCTCCAGCAGCGCCTGCTCGACCAGTGGACCGGCCCGGGCGCCAGCCTCTGCGTGGTCGGCGACGCCAGCCAGACCATCTACTCCTTCACCGGTGCCACTCCCGACTACCTGCTGAACTTCCGCACCCGCCACCCCGAGGCCACGGTGGTGAAGCTGGTCCGCGACTACCGCTCCACCCCGCAGGTGGTGCACCTCGCCAACGGCCTGCTGGCCCAGGCCAGGGGCCAGGCCGCCCAGCACCGGCTGGAGCTGGTCTCGCAGCGCGAGGCCGGCCCGGAGCCGGTCTACGTTGAGTACGCGGACGAGCCCACCGAGGCGGAGAGCACCGCGCACCGGATCAAGGACCTGCTGGCCCTGCCCGCCGAGCGCGGCGGCTGCCGGGCCAGCGAGATCGCGGTGCTGTTCCGCACCAACGGCATGTCCGAGGTCTACGAGCAGGCGCTCGCCGACCTCGGCATCTCCTACCAGCTGAAGGGCGCCGAGCGGTTCTTCGAGCGGCCCGAGGTCCGGGAGGCCGGGGTGCTGCTCAAGGGCGCCGCCCGGGCCGGTTCGGACCCGCTGACCGCCGACGCCCCCGACCTGGCCTCCCAGGTCCGCGCGGTGCTGGCCACCCGGGGCTTCACGGCGACCCCGCCGGGCGGCTCCGGCGCGGTCCGCGAGCGCTGGGAGTCGCTGGCCGCGCTGGTCCGGCTGGCCGAGGAGTTCGAGGCGGCCCGGCACAAGGCCGGCGAGAGCGGCGACCTGAGCGCCTACGTGGCCGAGCTGGACGCCCGGGCGGCCGCCCAGCACGCCCCGGCGGTCGAAGGGGTCACGCTGGCCTCGCTGCACGCCGCCAAGGGCCTGGAGTGGGACGCCGTCTTCCTGGTCGGCCTCACCGAGGGCACCATGCCGATCATCTACGCCAAGACCGACGAGCAGGTGGAGGAGGAGCGCCGGCTGCTCTACGTGGGGGTCACCCGGGCCCGGCGCAACCTCTCCCTCTCCTGGTCGCTCTCCCGCTCCCCGGGAGGCCGGGCCAGTCGCAAGCCCACCCGCTTCCTGGACGGGCTGCGCCCGGGCTCCGGCGCGCCCGGCTCGCGCTCCGGCGCCCGGGGCGGGCGGGGCGGCGTCGAGTTCGGCGAGGGGCGCCCGGCGGCCCGCAAGGCGCGCGGCCCGGTCAAGTGCCGCGTCTGCGACCGCACCCTGACCGAGGCCGTCGAGCGCAAGCTGCGCCGCTGCGAGAGCTGCCCGTCCTCGATGGACGAGGCGCTGTTCGAGCGACTGCGCGAATGGCGGGCCGGTCAGGCGAAGAAGCAGGGCGCGCCGGCCTACGTGGTCTTCACCGACGCCACCCTGATGGCGATCGCCGAGGACGTGCCGGCCAACGAGCGCGAGCTGGCCGTCATCTCGGGTGTGGGCGCCATGAAGCTGGACAAGTACGGGGCCGCCGTGCTCTCGTTGTGTGCGGGGGAAGAGCCCGAGGCAGACTCGGAAGAGGCTCCGGACGACACGTCGGACGAGCCGGCCTGAGCCACTCGCGGCGGGCACTTCGAAACTCGCCGGAAAAATAGTTTGCGCGCCGTGCATGGAGCGCAATAGCCTGCCGGAGCGGTCAAGGGGACGAGATCGCAAGCCGTACGGGGTCACTCCTGAAACGGCCTTCCCCTGCGTGTCGTGCGTATCACAACGCGCGACCACGAGCCTGACCGAGAAGAAGCTTCACCGAGACAGACATCCGAACAGCCGGAGCCCGGGGGACTGGGCACCGCGAGACGCCGAGAGGAGGCGAAGACAGTGGAAACCAAGACGATGATCACCAAACTGACTGGCCAGACCGTCGCCGCTACCTCCCTGTGCGTTGCCCCCGAGCGGGCGCTTGTCGCCCTGCTTGCCGCGGCCGGTCTGGGTCTCGACACCACCGTTGTCTCCGTCGTGCCCGTTGTCAGTGCCCTTGGGAACACTGGCGGCAGCACGGGAGCCGGCGCCGTCGAGACGGGTCTGTCCCGTGACTGGGCGACGGACGCCATGTCCCGCGATCTGCGTGACGAGCGACCGATCCAGGCACCGAAGGCAGCAGTAGCAGTCGCCAAGCATGGCGACTATGCGCAGGTCATCGGTGCCGGAATCACCCAGAAGCAGAACGAGCAGCTGATCAACCAGGCCAAGGCCGCCTTTATCGGCGCCTCGGTCATCCGGAGCAGGGCCTTCCGCGGGCCTGAACCCTGGAGAGAACGCACCTGAGTCAGCATCAGGTCGGCACCCTCCAGGGCCGCGGAACCCGTACACCGGGATCCGCGGCCCTTCTGTTTTGTCCGGTACGTAAGACCACCCAGGCCCTCCGGGGCCTCCGGTTCGGCCCCACCAGCCAGCTGAACCGGACCCACTGAAAAGACGAGGAAGACGCCCACAGTGTCCACGGTCATCACACCGCCCCTCCCGTCCGTACCGACGACAGACCAGATCACCAAGGCCGACCAGGCCGACCCCCCGGAGGTATCTCTCATGCAGCTCACCGCGATCGACGACGCCGAGGCCCTGGGCCTTCCCATCCCGTGCCGCGCCTTCGACCCGGAGGTCTTCTTCGCCGAGACCCCGGCGGACGTCGAGTACGCGAAGTCCCTCTGTGGGGCCTGCCCGGTCAAGGAGGCCTGCCTGGCCGGTGCGCTGGAGCGGCGTGAGCCGTGGGGCGTCTGGGGTGGCGAGCTCTTCGTCCAGGGCGTCGTCGTCGCCCGCAAGCGTCCCCGGGGCCGTCCGCGCAAGACCGAGGCCGTCGCGTGAACCCCGCGCTCGGTGCCGACGCCGTCCGCCGGGGAGAGCAGCCCCCGCTGGACAGTGCCCTGCGCCACTCCGTACGCCTCGCCGCCGCCAAGGCGGACGCAGCCCGCAGCATCCCCTTTCCGAGCACGCACCACGAGCAGGACCACCACATGACCGCCGCCGCCGTCGATCCCACCGTCCGCGCAGAGCAGACCACCGAACTTCAGATCCAGAACAGGACCCTTGAGATGCAACTCCTCCACGAATCCCTGGCTCGCGCCCATATGCAGGACCGCCTGCAGGAGGCCGAGCACGAACGCCTCGGCCTACGGGTCGTCAGGGCCCAGAAGCTCATGCGGAAGGCCGAGCGGGCCTCCCTGCGGGCCCGCAAGGCGATCGCCCTCGCGGTGATGTAATCCGCAGCCCCCGGAGCCCGTGCGACGGGCTCCGGCGTTCACCCCCGTCGTGCCGATGGCCGCTCCCCCGAACCGGGGGAGCGGCCATCGCCGTGCGCCCGGCCACCGGGCCGGACGCTGGGTCAGCGCTTCTTCAGCTGCTCCGGG
Protein-coding regions in this window:
- a CDS encoding mycoredoxin, encoding MSGSVTMYSTTWCGYCTRLKGQLQREGIGYTEINIEEDPASATFVESVNNGNQVVPTVLVTPAGGGEQIVMTNPSLRQVQAALAG
- a CDS encoding ATP-dependent DNA helicase UvrD2, with product MQEDLLSGSPYDDDRPAPVGADAVLAGLDPEQRAVATALHGPVCVLAGAGTGKTRAITHRIAYGVRSGVYQPQQVLAVTFTARAAGEMRGRLRELGAEGVQARTFHSAALRQLQYFWPRAVGGEVPRLLERKVQLVAEAAGRCGLRVQRTELRDLTGEIEWAKVTQIVPDDYAAAVLKAGREAPRDPAEIARVYATYEQTKRDRAVIDFEDVLLLTAAILEDRPEIADRVRAQYRHFTVDEYQDVSPLQQRLLDQWTGPGASLCVVGDASQTIYSFTGATPDYLLNFRTRHPEATVVKLVRDYRSTPQVVHLANGLLAQARGQAAQHRLELVSQREAGPEPVYVEYADEPTEAESTAHRIKDLLALPAERGGCRASEIAVLFRTNGMSEVYEQALADLGISYQLKGAERFFERPEVREAGVLLKGAARAGSDPLTADAPDLASQVRAVLATRGFTATPPGGSGAVRERWESLAALVRLAEEFEAARHKAGESGDLSAYVAELDARAAAQHAPAVEGVTLASLHAAKGLEWDAVFLVGLTEGTMPIIYAKTDEQVEEERRLLYVGVTRARRNLSLSWSLSRSPGGRASRKPTRFLDGLRPGSGAPGSRSGARGGRGGVEFGEGRPAARKARGPVKCRVCDRTLTEAVERKLRRCESCPSSMDEALFERLREWRAGQAKKQGAPAYVVFTDATLMAIAEDVPANERELAVISGVGAMKLDKYGAAVLSLCAGEEPEADSEEAPDDTSDEPA
- a CDS encoding GntR family transcriptional regulator, coding for MTIPRGSAQSPKYQRLAADLRRRIAAGEFTADDPLPVEGELEKQYGVARNTVRLAVDVLVNEGRLVRLQGKGTYLREHPVLDHRAYGPSLLPGQRDCLAAPTDIYTKEAAEAGRELTSDFEMLIVRARVDIAERLGLRPGEAIVVRRQLRMLDREPYSIEESHYRAGLAAGTPLMEPDQVEGGDEAVLAALGRTEIGAVDHMVARMPGPEEAQWFQGGPGVPLVVQTRVTYDRRGPVRVIETRYSADRCRLVYGIGDLGARTTLPAPATPVDTARTELRAADGVRADVS
- a CDS encoding WhiB family transcriptional regulator, whose product is MTPPLPSVPTTDQITKADQADPPEVSLMQLTAIDDAEALGLPIPCRAFDPEVFFAETPADVEYAKSLCGACPVKEACLAGALERREPWGVWGGELFVQGVVVARKRPRGRPRKTEAVA